A portion of the Chromobacterium sp. IIBBL 290-4 genome contains these proteins:
- a CDS encoding bifunctional diguanylate cyclase/phosphodiesterase, translated as MRRFFAKRAGRPFRLVPYFFLLSLLLMGCATALMAGYLRHYSAEQLLKLEKSRAASLVEMFENSLWNDFRPLLPLANDANRLQQHARQAQLRERVIRLMRDTGVIKLKVYALNGRTLFSTDAVQIGEDESDNEGFQSAAAGAPASELAHSHSIDAFERTLTERDIISTYVPVHGPGGKPEGVLEIYLDATPFIVDTDAQLRWLTLAICALMIVLFVAQMLVVRHAGRIIDKQARSLEDANQELDQRVSERTRELSEANARLEDEVIERRRAEETLDRLAHHDPLTGLPNRLMFQQQLAEALSRAAQRPHGLALLFIDLDRFKDVNDTLGHYAGDQLLTSVAARFSAHVRPADLLARLGGDEFICLLDKLASRDDASSVANKLLALFEQPFLLNGNEIYLSASVGISFAAQDGMDADTLLRAADLAMYQAKADGRNRCLCYTPHMSAAVAERVAIENQLRQAIERREIEVHYQAKVDSASGLVIGAEALARWTSPTLGPVSPARFIPLAEENGLILPLGALVLEQACAQLADWQRAGFALPALSVNLSVRQLAQADLPILVGELLRKHELQPAMLELEITESVIMAADNAVAALNALRRLGLKLSIDDFGTGYSSLAYLRNLPVQTLKIDRSFVQDIGAGGEAIIQTIISLANSLHLDTVAEGVETRGQVDFLASAGCVAIQGYYYSRPKAAPAFLEDWQNRAANMLT; from the coding sequence GGAAATGTTCGAAAACTCGCTCTGGAACGACTTCCGCCCGCTGCTGCCGCTGGCCAATGACGCCAATCGCTTGCAGCAACACGCGCGCCAGGCTCAATTGAGAGAGCGGGTGATCCGCCTGATGCGCGATACCGGCGTGATCAAGCTGAAGGTTTACGCGCTCAACGGCCGCACGCTGTTTTCCACGGACGCAGTCCAGATCGGCGAAGACGAAAGCGATAATGAGGGCTTTCAATCGGCGGCGGCGGGAGCGCCGGCCAGCGAGTTGGCCCACAGCCACAGCATAGACGCCTTCGAACGCACGCTGACCGAACGCGACATCATCTCGACTTACGTGCCCGTCCATGGCCCCGGCGGCAAACCGGAAGGCGTGCTGGAAATCTATCTGGACGCCACGCCCTTCATCGTCGACACCGATGCGCAACTGCGCTGGCTCACTCTGGCCATCTGCGCGCTGATGATCGTGTTATTTGTCGCCCAGATGCTGGTGGTGCGGCACGCCGGCCGCATCATCGATAAACAGGCCAGATCGCTGGAAGACGCCAATCAAGAATTGGACCAACGCGTATCCGAACGCACCCGCGAACTCAGCGAGGCCAATGCCCGCCTGGAGGACGAGGTGATTGAACGCCGCCGCGCCGAGGAAACGCTGGACCGGCTGGCGCATCACGATCCCCTGACTGGCCTGCCCAATCGCCTGATGTTCCAGCAGCAGCTGGCCGAGGCCCTGAGCCGGGCCGCGCAGCGACCGCATGGCCTGGCGCTGCTATTCATCGATCTGGATCGCTTCAAAGATGTCAATGACACACTGGGGCACTATGCCGGCGACCAGTTGCTGACATCGGTGGCCGCCCGCTTCTCCGCTCATGTGCGCCCAGCCGATCTGCTGGCCAGACTGGGCGGCGATGAGTTCATCTGCCTGCTGGACAAGCTGGCCAGCCGCGATGATGCCTCCAGCGTGGCAAACAAACTGTTGGCTCTGTTCGAACAGCCTTTCCTGTTGAATGGCAACGAGATTTATTTGTCCGCCAGCGTGGGCATCAGCTTTGCCGCCCAGGACGGCATGGATGCCGACACGCTGCTGCGCGCCGCGGACTTGGCGATGTATCAGGCGAAAGCAGATGGCCGCAACCGCTGCCTGTGCTATACGCCGCACATGTCCGCCGCGGTAGCGGAGCGAGTGGCGATTGAAAATCAATTGCGCCAAGCGATTGAACGGCGGGAAATCGAAGTGCACTACCAGGCCAAGGTCGACTCTGCCAGCGGCCTCGTCATCGGCGCCGAAGCGCTTGCCAGATGGACATCGCCGACCCTCGGCCCCGTCAGCCCGGCCCGCTTCATTCCGCTGGCGGAAGAGAACGGCCTGATTCTGCCCCTGGGCGCGCTGGTGCTGGAGCAAGCCTGCGCCCAACTCGCCGACTGGCAGCGCGCAGGCTTTGCCCTGCCCGCGCTGTCGGTCAATCTTTCCGTCCGCCAACTGGCGCAAGCCGACCTGCCGATCTTGGTCGGCGAACTGCTTCGCAAACATGAGCTGCAACCGGCCATGCTGGAGCTGGAAATCACCGAAAGCGTCATCATGGCCGCAGACAATGCCGTCGCGGCCTTGAACGCGCTGCGCCGGCTTGGCCTCAAACTATCCATTGACGATTTCGGGACGGGCTACTCATCGCTGGCCTATTTGCGGAACCTGCCTGTCCAAACCCTAAAAATAGACCGAAGCTTTGTGCAAGACATCGGCGCCGGCGGAGAGGCCATCATCCAAACCATCATCTCGCTGGCCAATAGCCTGCATCTGGACACTGTCGCGGAAGGGGTGGAAACGCGCGGGCAGGTCGACTTCCTGGCCAGCGCAGGCTGCGTGGCGATTCAAGGCTATTACTACAGCCGACCAAAAGCCGCGCCAGCCTTCCTTGAGGACTGGCAGAACCGCGCCGCCAACATGCTGACGTAA